From the genome of Peptococcaceae bacterium, one region includes:
- a CDS encoding phage terminase large subunit family protein: MLDFGLYEQFAGQREQPFEDYCRKHIVLDDKSPYHVTSRPFMKEILDAAFTHPHLTISKGAQTGFSTFFLASSFYLVDVMAANVIYYLPTDKMANRFGQTRFDPYVQRSPYLESRMMGTDQAGLKQIGTHFFYMLGLVSKTGAISIPADAILFDEVALINRENMDLAQDRILASKLGWQRYFSTPLFEEDGIDELYRESDMRKWVVTCQGCNKESIVEEDFPENIWSQNGNVILVCVKCGKPLDVARGRWVAEHPDRINRCGFRVPQLIILDTRLDLIWDRWIKSEGKPSKRARVKRSALGIADSGNMQPVTGKVLEIVEAAGDYYFQDGSDEICGIGIDMGDRAHIAVAAPLGEGFKIIAAWHVDVEELLEMIPRLEKAYNVGALVIDAMPYKTESKRVVRALQKAIGYIQYFKSVFKETTEGEDEKEVRVVQVDRDESLDETTSFFVTNPPQALLFKPRDTQEEMVLDEVKRHLKKLVKEEIVGPDGQKRISYKRNVDNHFGMAINSARIALDLALGFNRLSGPIEYTSLAKRRFARKGAF, translated from the coding sequence ATGCTTGATTTTGGACTGTACGAACAGTTTGCCGGGCAAAGGGAACAGCCCTTCGAGGATTACTGTCGCAAACACATCGTACTGGATGACAAATCGCCCTACCACGTCACAAGCCGCCCTTTCATGAAAGAGATCCTGGATGCGGCTTTTACTCACCCGCACCTGACTATTTCCAAAGGTGCACAGACGGGCTTCAGTACCTTTTTCCTGGCCAGCTCTTTTTACCTGGTGGACGTCATGGCCGCTAACGTTATCTATTACCTTCCCACAGATAAGATGGCCAACCGGTTCGGGCAGACTCGCTTTGACCCGTATGTGCAGCGGAGCCCTTATTTAGAATCCCGGATGATGGGCACAGACCAGGCGGGCCTTAAACAGATCGGCACCCACTTCTTTTACATGCTTGGTCTGGTTTCCAAAACAGGAGCCATTTCCATTCCGGCTGATGCCATACTTTTCGATGAGGTTGCCCTGATTAACCGGGAAAACATGGACCTGGCCCAAGACCGGATACTCGCCTCCAAGCTTGGCTGGCAGCGCTACTTCTCTACTCCTCTATTTGAAGAGGACGGCATCGATGAGCTGTATCGGGAAAGCGATATGCGCAAGTGGGTGGTCACCTGCCAGGGCTGCAATAAGGAATCTATCGTAGAAGAAGACTTTCCGGAAAACATTTGGTCTCAAAACGGCAATGTCATCCTGGTATGTGTTAAATGCGGTAAGCCCCTAGATGTAGCCAGGGGGCGCTGGGTGGCTGAACACCCCGACAGGATAAACCGCTGCGGCTTCCGGGTACCGCAGCTGATTATACTTGATACCAGGCTGGATTTAATTTGGGATCGCTGGATAAAGTCCGAAGGCAAACCATCCAAACGGGCCAGGGTGAAACGTTCCGCCCTAGGGATTGCCGACAGCGGCAACATGCAGCCGGTGACCGGCAAAGTCCTCGAGATTGTTGAGGCAGCCGGTGACTACTACTTCCAGGATGGCTCAGACGAGATCTGCGGCATAGGCATCGACATGGGCGACCGGGCGCATATAGCTGTGGCTGCCCCCTTGGGAGAAGGGTTTAAAATCATAGCCGCCTGGCACGTTGACGTGGAAGAACTGCTGGAGATGATCCCGAGACTGGAAAAAGCATATAACGTTGGCGCCCTTGTTATAGACGCCATGCCGTATAAAACCGAATCAAAGCGTGTGGTTAGGGCGCTGCAGAAGGCTATCGGATATATTCAATACTTCAAATCGGTCTTCAAAGAAACAACTGAAGGCGAAGACGAAAAAGAAGTCCGTGTCGTCCAGGTTGACCGGGACGAATCCCTGGATGAGACCACCTCCTTCTTTGTGACCAACCCTCCCCAAGCTCTGCTCTTTAAGCCACGGGATACACAAGAAGAAATGGTACTGGATGAGGTTAAGAGGCACTTAAAAAAATTAGTCAAGGAAGAAATAGTGGGTCCGGACGGGCAAAAGCGAATCAGCTACAAGAGGAACGTTGACAATCACTTCGGCATGGCTATCAACTCGGCCAGGATTGCTCTTGACCTGGCCCTGGGATTTAACCGGCTATCCGGACCTATTGAATATACCTCCCTGGCCAAGCGGAGATTCGCACGAAAGGGGGCATTCTAA
- a CDS encoding DUF3486 family protein produces the protein MGEQRERVRIKSRVDELPEDIRQVLDEKINDVTVSYQEIADQITKMGYPISKSSIGRYAMKQNAAAMRLKEAYEKTRMLVNSIKENRDIDSSEVATAILMDALTQRIATAEEEFDNMPLDKAGRLIASLQRSIVYKEKFKLEYEKGVGDAFEMFKKEIPEAIKNDPELLQEMTRIINIAKDKVLKNNA, from the coding sequence ATGGGAGAACAACGCGAAAGGGTCAGAATCAAATCCAGGGTTGATGAGCTGCCGGAAGATATCAGGCAAGTGTTGGATGAAAAAATAAACGATGTCACCGTATCCTACCAGGAAATAGCCGACCAAATCACAAAGATGGGTTACCCCATCAGCAAATCCAGTATCGGCAGGTATGCCATGAAGCAAAACGCAGCAGCCATGAGACTTAAAGAGGCATACGAAAAGACGCGGATGCTGGTTAACAGCATTAAGGAAAACCGGGATATTGATTCTTCAGAAGTGGCTACTGCCATTCTTATGGATGCCTTGACCCAAAGGATCGCCACCGCTGAAGAAGAGTTCGACAACATGCCCCTGGATAAGGCTGGCCGCCTGATCGCTTCCCTTCAGCGCAGCATCGTATACAAAGAGAAGTTTAAGCTGGAGTATGAAAAAGGTGTCGGTGACGCCTTTGAAATGTTTAAGAAAGAGATTCCGGAGGCTATCAAAAACGACCCGGAACTGTTGCAGGAGATGACCAGAATAATCAACATTGCCAAAGATAAGGTGCTGAAAAACAATGCTTGA